GGACCACCACAGGCCGTCACTCCCAGGGCAAGACACATCATCGCAAGCAGCTTCTTCATCTGGAGACACCTCCGCGTGAGCAGTGGAGGCGCAAGCATTACGGAAGACCGCCCCCTGCACGAAATAAGGAGAACCCCTTACTCACGACGCGACAACGCCTGACACCGCGTGGCGACAACCTTCTTTCATTCGAAGAACGCGAGACATGTGTTCCCATCTCGCGAGGATTCCCCTGTCTCCGTATCGGAATTTTCACTTCCACCTGCAACCGCCCTCGCCCGCAATCCCTGCCACACCCTCTTCATTGACACACAGACAGCCAGGTCACGATGGTGCCGCCGCCAAACACTTCTCCTGGAGGCAGCATGACCAAGGCTGTGCGAGCACCCCTGCTCTCGACGTTGGTGACATCCGTGTTGTTGACCGCCTGCGGCGGTGAGCCCCAAGCGCCCATTCCCGCCGAGACAGACGCGTCCCTCACCGGCATCACGGCGCCACGCGGGGCAACGCAGCGCCGGTTCGTCCCGGGCCAGGCCATCGTGAAGCTGAAGCCCACGAACAAGGCGCGGTCGCCCGAGGCCGTGCCCTCCATCCAGGGCTACACGACGGCGCACCTCCAGGCGCTGCCCGGCGGCGCGTCCCTGGTGTCGCTGGCCTGGGAGCCATCGCTCGCGGCGTCCTCCGTGGCCCAGGAAGAGGCGCTCACACTGGCCGCCATCGACGCCCTGCGCCTCGACCCGGACGTGGAATACGCCCACGAGAACCTCTACTTCCAGCTCTTCGCCACGCCGTCCGACCCGCTGTATCCCCAGCAGTGGAACTACCCCGCCATGGGCCTGCCCCAGGCCTGGGACACCGTCACGGGCAATGTCACCATCGCGGTGCTCGACACGGGCCGGCTGGACCACCCGGACCTGATGGGCCGCTGGACGACGGGCTACGACTTCGGGGACGGGGACGCGAATCCCTATGACACGGGGACCTGGCATCACGGCCTGCACGTGGCGGGCATCCTCGCGGCCCGCACGAACAATGGCGTGGGCGGAGCCGGTGTCTGCTGGGGCTGCCAGCTCATGCCGCTCAAGATTTCGACGAGCAGCGGCACCATCGACATGGCCGCCGTGAATGCCGCCATCCGCTACGCGGCGGACAACGGGGCGCGTGTCATCAACATGAGCTTCGGCACGGGCTACAACCCCAATGCGCCCTCGCAGGTCTATCCCTGCTCCAGCTTCCCGGACACGCAGAACGCGGTGAACTACGCCTTGAGCAAGGGCGTGGTGCTCGTCGCGGCGGCGGGCAATGACGGAGCCGTGGGCCACCAGGCCGCGAACGTGACACCCGCTTCGTGCACCGGCGTCATCGCCGTGGGCGCCAGCACCCAGTCCGGCGGCATGGCCGCCTGGAGCACACGCGGCAGCCGCGTGGACGTGATTGCGCCGGGAGGTCTCGCCAGCGCGAGTCTGTATGGCCAGGGCATTGGCTGCCCCGCCGACCCCACCTTGGACCCCTACGTCAGCGGCACCGACCAGATTCTCTCCGCCTGGGCCACTGGCAAGCCCAGCACGGTGCTCGTCCCGGGTGACTACTGTCACCGGTACCTGTCGGGCACCTCGATGTCCTCGCCGCACGTCGCGGGCATCGCCGCGCTGATGCTGTCGCAGAAGCCGTCCATGACGCCGGCCCAGGTCGCGGCACGCATCACGAGCACCGCGACCGCCGTCCCGAGCTGCGCCGGCAACTGCGGTACCGGCCGGGTCAACGCCGCGGCGGCCATCTACACGAACCTGCCGGCGCGCCCCACCCAGGGGCTCTGGTGGAACCCCGCGCGCTCCGGCAACGCCATCGACATCCAGCACGTCGCTTCCGACCAGCTCTACCTCACCTGGTTCACCTATACGTCGGCGGGTGTCCCCATCTGGTACATCAGCTCCCTCCAGGCCCAGCCCGGCGAGTGGCGGGGCGACCTGACGCGGACCACTTGGAGCGGTTCGGGCGCGACGACCTCCGTGGTGGGCACCACGCGAATCGTCCTCAGCGGCGGGCAGTACCGCTACCACTGGACGCTGGGTGGGCTCTCCGGCAATGAGCCCATCCAACCGTTCGTGTTCGGCAGCGGAGCGCCCGCGATGAACCTGACCGGCGCCTGGTACAACCCGCTGGAGTCCGGGTGGGGAGTCACCTTCGCCAGCCAGGGGACGCTGCACGTCGCCAACATCACCGTCTACCAGGGGAGCACGCCGACGTGGCTCCAAGGGGTGGTGAACAGCAGTGGCACGTCACTCTCCTTCCCCGTGAACTACATCACCGGGACCAACCTGTGCCCGGGATGCGCCGGAACGCCGTCGGTCGCCTCCTCGGCCGCGGGCACGTTCACCGTCAGCGGCTCGGGGGGCGCGCCGAGCGTCATGCCGGCCTCCTCGTCCTTGAGCTTCCCTGGAGGGAGCTGGTACCGGCCGTCGCTTTCGCTCCAACGCCTCACCGGCCCTTGAGCCGAGGCCACGCACGGGCGCGGCGTTGACGTGCCCCGTGCGACGCTCCGGAGCCCTGGGGAGCCGCGGCCCGGCCGCTGTTGGCGACGCGACCGGTTCCCCAGGGCAGGAACGTCACTCTTGCGATATCCCTCCGTCATGAGGACACGCCTGCACGCCGCGCGCGGCCCGGCCGCCGTTGTGACCCGGGGAATCATGACCATCACCCTTGGAGTCGGCCTGTCGCTGAGCGCGTGCACGGGAACGCCTCGGCCCCCCGGTGGCCCCTCCGACAGCGGCGTTCCGCCTCCAGGAGGGGAGACGCTGTCGTGGGTGAGCGTCCCCGCCTCCGACGCGAAGGTGCAGTACATCGGGAGGACGTACCGCTCGGACACGGGCGTTGTCTTCTCCCACCCCGGCGTGACGATTCGAGCACGCTTCTGGGGTGACGCCGCGCGGATGCAGCTCCATGACGCGGGCACGGGCGGAGAGACAGGGACCACCTACTTCGACGTCGTCGTGGATGGCGGACCGCCCCGGCAGCTCGCCGTGCAGAACGGCCTGTTCACCTATCCGCTTGCCACGGGGCTGGCGGTGGGACTCCACACGGTGGAGCTGACCAAACGCACCGAGTCCCTGGTGGGCCACAATGAGCTCGTGGCCCTGGAAGTCCATGGCGAGCCGCGCGAGCCGCCCGCGCGTGCGGGGCTTCGACTGGAGTTCGTCGGGGACTCCATCACCTGTGCCTATGGGACGGAGGTCTCTCTCATCCCGGAGTCCCCCTCCTGGGTCGCCCCCACGTTCACCTCGAAGAACCAGAATCCGAAGCGAAGCTATGGCTGGCTCACGGCCGCGCAGTTCGGCGCGGAGCCTCCGGTGCTCATCTGTTACTCGGGCCACGGGGTGTACCGGAACCTGGACATGTCCACGTCGGGGCTGGTGCCTGCGATTTACGAGCGCGCGGTGCCGGACCATTCCATCGGATGGGACTTCTCGCGTGAGTCTCCGGACGTGATTGTCGTCAATGCGGGGACCAACGACACGTTCGCTGGCAGCGGCACCGACGCATACCTGCCCGACGAAGCGGCGTTCAAGTCCGCCTATCGGACGTTCCTCGCGCGGCTTCGGACCCTGCACCCGCAGGCACACATTGTCTGCACGCTGGGCAGCATGACGGATGGATACAAGCAGATTGAACACAACGGCACTGTGACGTCGGTCCATGTCGGCGACTGGCTCACCGAGCTCGTGACGGAGCGACAGCAACAAGGCGATGCCCGCGTCTATCGCCATGTCATGGCCGTGCAGATTCCCGAGACGGACGGCGTCGGTGAGGACTGGCACCCCTCCGCCACCACACACCAGAAGATGGCCACGGCGCTCGGCCAGTTCATCCGGGATGTGGTCCGGCCATGACGCACCTGTCCGCGTGTATGTCCTATAGGGCTGCCATACGCATACACAGAGACCCAAACGCAATACATGGCGTGAATTCGAATGCGAGCACAGCGGTGCTCGCGTATCCTTCGTGGCATGCCCTCGCCCACGTCACCCGCATCCGCTATCAGCGGCACGGAAACGTCCGTTCCCTTGCTGCCGTGTGTCTCAGCCGAGGCCACGCTGGAGTTCTATCAAGCGCTCGGCTTCGTCGTGACGTACCAGATGACCAAGCCGTATCTGTATCTGGCGCTGCGTTGGCGAAACGTGGACTTGCACTTCGGCAAGGCCTCGAAGGGCCTCGACCCCGCAGAGGAGAACTCGGGCGGGTGCCTGGTCATGGTCGACGCCGTGGAGCCCTACCACCGGGTCTTCACCGAGGCGCTGCGAGCGAAGTACGGCAAGGTCCTCGGCACCGGACGCCCGCGCATCACCCGCTTCCGCCCCGGACAGAGCCGTTTCTCGTTGGTTGACCCCAGCGGAAACAACATCCTCTTCATCCAGCGGGATGAACCCGAGGAACTCGAGTACGGCGGTTCGAAGAAGCTCACGGGGCTGGCCAAGGCCATCGACAACGCCCGCATCCTCCGAGAGTTCAAGAACGACGACAAAGCCGCTGCGCGGGCGCTCGACATCGCGCTCGCCAAGTTCGGCGCGGAGGCCCCCGTGGTGGACCGGGCCCGGGCGATTGCCGCGCGTCTGGAGCTGGCCATTGCCATGGACGACGCCGCCTCGGGGAAGTCCCTCCGGCAACAGCTCCAGGCACTGCCGCTGGCCGCCCATGAACGAGACCTCCTCGCCGGTGAACTGGGGGCCGCCGAAGGCCTGGAGAAGTGGCTTGGGGACACAGCCACCACCACCGACAAGAAGAAGTCCCGGCGCGCCTGAGCCAGCGAGGACCGCGTGCTCCATCTCACCTCTGAGCCCACGGCATGCTCTACCCACTCATCGTCGCCAGTTGCGCGCTCCTGAGCGCAGCGCCAGCGACACCCTGCCCCTCCGGGGTCCTGGAGCCCAGACAGGCCCGCGAGGACCTGGAGCTGGCCATCTCCGCTGTGGAAGCCGCCATGCCGGACCTCTACTGGCGGCAGAGCCCCCGCGACTGGGCCCGGCGCAAGGCAGAGGCCCGCGCGCTCGCGGCGAAAGCCACGACGGAAGAACGGCTGTTCCGCGCCTTGCGTCCACTGCTCTCCGGCATTGGCGAGGGCCACTTGTCCGTCTCACGCGGGCCGGGGATGAACTGCCGCTACCGCGAACACGCACGGCTCTTTCCCCTGGACCTCCTCTGGCGAGACGATGGGCTGTTCGTCACCGCGGGGTATGGGACGGCCTCGGACATTCCCCCAGGGACGCGCCTGCTCTCCATCAACGGAGAGAGGCGCGCTTCGCTCCTGGCCGAAATGATGCGGGCCAGTCCACACGACGGCGCCATTCAAACCGGCGTGATGCGGGATCGCGGTGGCGCCGGCTATGCCCGGGTCCGCTGGTGGATGCGCGGTGGAGAAGCCCGCTACGACGTCCTTCTGCGCCTGCCGGATGGAAAAACCATCCGCCGCACTCTCACCCCCGTCACCGTCACGGCACGGCCGTCATCCCCGACGGAAGGCTCTCCGCTCGCGACGCTGAGCTGGGTGGATGACACCACGGCCTATCTCCACGTCCCGACCTTCAGCAACCGGAGATACCGGGAGGCCGGCGCGGCCTTCGAGCCCACGATTCGCGCGC
This genomic window from Myxococcus hansupus contains:
- a CDS encoding SGNH/GDSL hydrolase family protein, translating into MTITLGVGLSLSACTGTPRPPGGPSDSGVPPPGGETLSWVSVPASDAKVQYIGRTYRSDTGVVFSHPGVTIRARFWGDAARMQLHDAGTGGETGTTYFDVVVDGGPPRQLAVQNGLFTYPLATGLAVGLHTVELTKRTESLVGHNELVALEVHGEPREPPARAGLRLEFVGDSITCAYGTEVSLIPESPSWVAPTFTSKNQNPKRSYGWLTAAQFGAEPPVLICYSGHGVYRNLDMSTSGLVPAIYERAVPDHSIGWDFSRESPDVIVVNAGTNDTFAGSGTDAYLPDEAAFKSAYRTFLARLRTLHPQAHIVCTLGSMTDGYKQIEHNGTVTSVHVGDWLTELVTERQQQGDARVYRHVMAVQIPETDGVGEDWHPSATTHQKMATALGQFIRDVVRP
- a CDS encoding S8 family peptidase encodes the protein MTKAVRAPLLSTLVTSVLLTACGGEPQAPIPAETDASLTGITAPRGATQRRFVPGQAIVKLKPTNKARSPEAVPSIQGYTTAHLQALPGGASLVSLAWEPSLAASSVAQEEALTLAAIDALRLDPDVEYAHENLYFQLFATPSDPLYPQQWNYPAMGLPQAWDTVTGNVTIAVLDTGRLDHPDLMGRWTTGYDFGDGDANPYDTGTWHHGLHVAGILAARTNNGVGGAGVCWGCQLMPLKISTSSGTIDMAAVNAAIRYAADNGARVINMSFGTGYNPNAPSQVYPCSSFPDTQNAVNYALSKGVVLVAAAGNDGAVGHQAANVTPASCTGVIAVGASTQSGGMAAWSTRGSRVDVIAPGGLASASLYGQGIGCPADPTLDPYVSGTDQILSAWATGKPSTVLVPGDYCHRYLSGTSMSSPHVAGIAALMLSQKPSMTPAQVAARITSTATAVPSCAGNCGTGRVNAAAAIYTNLPARPTQGLWWNPARSGNAIDIQHVASDQLYLTWFTYTSAGVPIWYISSLQAQPGEWRGDLTRTTWSGSGATTSVVGTTRIVLSGGQYRYHWTLGGLSGNEPIQPFVFGSGAPAMNLTGAWYNPLESGWGVTFASQGTLHVANITVYQGSTPTWLQGVVNSSGTSLSFPVNYITGTNLCPGCAGTPSVASSAAGTFTVSGSGGAPSVMPASSSLSFPGGSWYRPSLSLQRLTGP
- a CDS encoding S41 family peptidase; translation: MLYPLIVASCALLSAAPATPCPSGVLEPRQAREDLELAISAVEAAMPDLYWRQSPRDWARRKAEARALAAKATTEERLFRALRPLLSGIGEGHLSVSRGPGMNCRYREHARLFPLDLLWRDDGLFVTAGYGTASDIPPGTRLLSINGERRASLLAEMMRASPHDGAIQTGVMRDRGGAGYARVRWWMRGGEARYDVLLRLPDGKTIRRTLTPVTVTARPSSPTEGSPLATLSWVDDTTAYLHVPTFSNRRYREAGAAFEPTIRAHFEALAARGARNLILDLRDNGGGSEPNESILFAHLVAEPLQKYASVRTRPNHLRVSSTTGRVFEHTIYDDEELATVQAQADGHLLRINAPPEGLMTRWTRAQTVFDGRLVVLAGGATFSGGAELASMLRATERGLFVGEEVGGTHGGNTSGYKWDLVLPHSGMELGIPLLAFRFVWPEPQPHRGAMPHCTVQPSVGEQRVENDAAYRIAVQALRTPWTEPSRRACP